One genomic window of Corythoichthys intestinalis isolate RoL2023-P3 chromosome 18, ASM3026506v1, whole genome shotgun sequence includes the following:
- the rtn2b gene encoding reticulon-2b: MAGKLMELVYWRSMSRTGLVFTGSVVCLASLFQLSAITVLSHICLGVMCLTFPMRFYYKLLELLRCNPGLHPFQSYLDYDSSLTDKEMVMLVEEAVLLMAFAVTELKRLLFIENILDSLKFVLLLYMLTYVGVLTTGLTLIITAAIVLFSFPLFYKKQQVRIRRVVRAYKAFEKKITTWCLGVRDAVRASRAQAAAAAAGPSSKQKAKAK, from the exons ATGGCCGGCAAAC TCATGGAGCTGGTCTACTGGAGGAGCATGAGCAGGACCGGTTTGGTGTTCACCGGCTCAGTAGTGTGCCTGGCCAGTCTGTTCCAACTGAGTGCCATCACTGTGCTCTCTCACATTTGTTTGGGGGTCATGTGCCTCACCTTTCCCATGCGCTTCTACTACAAACTTTTGGAGCTGCTACGCTGCAACCCCGGCTTGCATCCTTTCCA GTCATATTTGGACTATGACAGTTCACTGACAGACAAAGAAATGGTGATGCTTGTGGAGGAGGCGGTACTGCTGATGGCATTTGCCGTCACTGAGCTCAAACGTCTTCTATTCATTGAAAACATATTGGACTCGCTCAAG ttTGTTTTGCTGCTCTACATGCTGACGTACGTCGGCGTCCTCACTACTGGATTGACTCTGATCATAACAG CTGCCATTGTTCTATTTTCCTTTCCTTTGTTCTACAAAAAACAGCAG GTGAGAATAAGAAGGGTGGTCAGAGCATACAAAGCTTTTGAGAAGAAAATCACAACCTG GTGTCTGGGGGTACGCGATGCCGTCAGAGCATCTCGAGCGCAAGCCGCCGCCGCTGCTGCCGGGCCGTCCTCTAAGCAGAAAGCGAAGGCAAAGTAA